The Candidatus Margulisiibacteriota bacterium genome includes a region encoding these proteins:
- the trmD gene encoding tRNA (guanosine(37)-N1)-methyltransferase TrmD, with translation MKFNILTIFPEVIEPYCGASIIGRARKKKLLQIKVVNIRDFAADKHRKTDDEPFGGGPGMVMLAQPIYDCLAALKLPKKRRVILTSPQGQPWTQKLAREMAAEKNITIICGRYEGVDERVMPLITDEISIGDYVLTGGELPALVMLDSIARMIPGVVGKEESVINETFYDGASFDYPHYTRPADFRGLKAPDVLLNGNHQAIAAWRQKMAEEKRKKVRPEL, from the coding sequence ATGAAGTTCAATATATTAACGATATTTCCCGAAGTCATCGAGCCGTACTGCGGCGCGTCGATCATCGGGCGGGCGCGGAAAAAAAAACTGCTGCAAATCAAGGTCGTGAATATCCGTGATTTTGCCGCGGACAAACACCGCAAGACGGATGACGAGCCTTTCGGCGGCGGGCCGGGCATGGTCATGCTGGCGCAGCCGATCTATGACTGCCTCGCCGCGCTGAAACTCCCCAAAAAACGCCGCGTGATCCTGACCAGCCCGCAGGGACAGCCTTGGACGCAAAAACTCGCGCGGGAAATGGCCGCTGAGAAAAATATCACCATCATCTGCGGCCGCTACGAGGGCGTTGACGAGCGGGTCATGCCGCTGATTACGGACGAGATTTCCATCGGCGATTATGTCCTGACCGGCGGGGAACTGCCCGCGCTGGTCATGCTGGACAGCATCGCGCGGATGATCCCCGGCGTGGTCGGCAAAGAGGAGTCCGTCATCAACGAAACTTTTTACGACGGCGCGTCTTTTGATTACCCGCATTATACGCGGCCGGCGGATTTTCGCGGCCTAAAAGCCCCTGACGTCCTGCTCAATGGCAATCACCAAGCCATCGCCGCGTGGCGCCAAAAAATGGCGGAAGAAAAAAGAAAAAAAGTCCGGCCAGAACTGTAA